From the genome of Ziziphus jujuba cultivar Dongzao chromosome 6, ASM3175591v1, one region includes:
- the LOC107430499 gene encoding AT-hook motif nuclear-localized protein 23 — translation MAGLDLGTASRYVHHHPQLHISDLHLQRPIQNDSEEDPNHDGQYSGGGDDSHQGGGGGLELVTGNPGDLVGRRPRGRPPGSKNKPKPPVIITRESANTLRAHILEIGNGCDVFDCVATYARRRQRGICILSGSGTVTNVTLRQPAAAGAIVTLHGRFEILSLSGSFLPPPAPPGATSLTIFLAGGQGQVVGGSVVGELTAAGPVIVIAASFTNVAYERLPLEDDDQQQLQTAASQGGSGGAGGGGVNPFPDPSSGLPFFNLPLNMQNVQLPVDGNWAGGNSSSAAAAGRQPF, via the coding sequence ATGGCTGGTTTGGATTTAGGTACAGCTTCTCGCTACGTTCATCATCATCCTCAGCTTCACATAAGCGACTTGCACCTTCAAAGACCAATCCAAAACGATTCCGAAGAAGATCCAAACCATGACGGCCAATACTCCGGTGGCGGCGATGATTCACAccaaggtggtggtggtggactTGAGCTGGTTACCGGAAATCCAGGTGATCTAGTAGGTCGACGACCCAGAGGCCGACCTCCAGGTTCCAAAAACAAACCGAAACCTCCGGTTATCATAACAAGAGAGAGTGCAAACACTCTACGAGCTCACATCCTCGAAATCGGAAACGGCTGCGATGTCTTCGACTGCGTCGCCACCTACGCACGCCGCCGGCAACGGGGGATCTGCATCTTGAGCGGCAGCGGAACGGTTACCAATGTCACCTTGCGGCAGCCGGCCGCGGCCGGAGCCATAGTTACTCTCCATGGGAGGTTTGAGATACTATCGCTTTCGGGATCGTTTCTTCCACCGCCGGCTCCGCCGGGAGCGACGAGTTTGACTATATTCTTAGCAGGCGGCCAAGGCCAAGTCGTCGGGGGAAGTGTGGTCGGGGAGTTGACTGCGGCGGGGCCTGTTATAGTGATTGCTGCATCTTTCACGAACGTTGCTTATGAAAGATTGCCTTTGGAAGACGATGATCAGCAACAGCTTCAGACGGCGGCATCGCAGGGTGGTTCCGGTGGCGCCGGAGGTGGTGGTGTTAATCCTTTTCCCGACCCGTCTTCTGGGCTTCCTTTCTTTAATTTGCCGTTGAATATGCAAAATGTTCAGCTACCGGTTGATGGTAATTGGGCAGGTGGAAATAGCTCATCAGCTGCTGCTGCTGGTCGCCAACCGttctga